A genomic window from Cryobacterium sp. SO2 includes:
- a CDS encoding cystathionine beta-synthase, with amino-acid sequence MKIADTILDLIGNTPLVKLHKVTEGVSATVLVKLEYLNPGGSAKDRIATRIIDAAERDGQLLPGGTIVEPTSGNTGVGLALVAQQRGYKCVFVLPDKVGEDKRNVLTAYGAQIVVTPTSVAPDDPESYYSVSDRLAREIPGAFKPNQYSNPNGPLSHYESTGPEIWRDTDGTVTHFVAGVGTGGTITGTGRYLREVSNDAVRIIGADPEGSVYSGGTGRPYLVEGVGEDFWPTAYDPAVPHEIIAVSDADSFAMTRRLALEEGILVGGSSGMAVVAALRAAKDLPADAVVVVLLPDGGRGYLAKIFNDGWMRSYGFSNAPAGHTVANLLASKTGTLPAFVYVHPNDTVRDAIETMTSASVSQLLVLAAKPPVVMGEVVGTLDERSLMGRVFSGETKLTDKVGSIVGDALPLIGVNEPVGSARAAFADHDALLVTDGGKPLGVITRHDLLTYLSV; translated from the coding sequence ATGAAAATCGCTGACACCATCCTCGACCTCATCGGCAATACGCCACTGGTCAAACTGCACAAGGTCACCGAGGGCGTCTCCGCCACCGTGCTGGTCAAGCTCGAATACCTGAACCCGGGCGGCTCCGCCAAGGACCGCATCGCCACGCGCATCATCGACGCCGCCGAGCGAGACGGCCAGCTGCTGCCCGGTGGCACGATCGTCGAGCCCACCTCCGGCAACACCGGCGTCGGCCTGGCCCTGGTGGCGCAACAGCGCGGCTACAAGTGCGTGTTCGTGCTGCCGGACAAGGTGGGCGAGGACAAGCGCAATGTGCTCACCGCCTACGGCGCCCAGATCGTCGTGACGCCCACATCCGTGGCGCCGGACGACCCGGAGTCCTACTACAGCGTCTCGGACCGGTTGGCGCGGGAGATTCCCGGGGCGTTTAAGCCCAACCAGTACTCCAACCCGAACGGTCCGCTCAGCCACTACGAGTCCACCGGCCCCGAGATCTGGCGCGACACCGACGGCACCGTCACCCATTTCGTGGCCGGCGTGGGCACCGGCGGCACCATCACCGGAACCGGCCGGTACCTGCGCGAGGTGTCGAACGACGCCGTGCGCATCATCGGCGCCGACCCCGAAGGATCGGTGTACTCCGGCGGCACCGGGCGCCCGTACCTCGTGGAGGGCGTCGGCGAGGACTTCTGGCCGACTGCATACGACCCGGCCGTGCCGCACGAGATCATCGCCGTCTCCGACGCCGACTCCTTCGCGATGACCCGCCGCCTGGCCCTCGAAGAAGGCATCCTGGTGGGCGGCTCGAGCGGCATGGCCGTGGTGGCCGCGCTGCGCGCCGCGAAGGACCTGCCCGCCGACGCCGTCGTGGTCGTGCTGCTGCCCGATGGTGGCCGCGGCTACCTGGCCAAGATCTTCAACGACGGCTGGATGCGCAGCTACGGTTTCAGCAACGCCCCGGCCGGCCACACCGTGGCCAACCTGCTCGCGTCGAAGACCGGCACGCTGCCCGCGTTCGTCTACGTGCACCCCAACGACACGGTGCGCGACGCGATTGAGACGATGACCTCGGCCAGCGTGTCGCAGCTGCTGGTCCTGGCCGCCAAACCGCCCGTCGTGATGGGTGAGGTTGTCGGCACCCTCGACGAGCGCAGCCTGATGGGCCGGGTCTTCTCCGGCGAGACCAAGCTCACCGACAAGGTCGGCTCGATCGTGGGCGACGCGCTGCCTCTGATCGGCGTGAACGAGCCCGTCGGCTCGGCCCGCGCCGCGTTCGCCGACCACGACGCCCTGCTCGTGACCGACGGTGGCAAGCCGCTCGGCGTGATCACCCGGCACGACCTCCTCACTTACCTCAGCGTCTAA
- a CDS encoding DUF305 domain-containing protein, with the protein MPPERRSFGARRVALIVTAAVAAVMIGLAGFAVGRLSTLDNPTPTATSAEAGFARDMQVHHLQGAELAMIIRDRTDDVDVRRLAYDIALTQSQQAGQLYGWLTEWNLSQAGPEPSMTWMTRPGRSGSTHAHDAGDSSAGAHTPGDPMPGLATDDQIAELTAASGVAAERTFLTLMIAHHRGAVEMAEAAQDRANNTSILGFASAVITSQEAEITLMEGMLQSREP; encoded by the coding sequence ATGCCCCCGGAAAGGCGTAGTTTCGGCGCGCGCCGCGTCGCGCTGATCGTCACGGCCGCGGTCGCGGCCGTAATGATCGGCCTGGCCGGGTTCGCCGTCGGCCGTCTGAGCACCCTGGACAATCCCACCCCCACCGCGACGAGCGCCGAGGCCGGGTTCGCCCGCGACATGCAGGTGCACCACCTGCAGGGCGCTGAGCTGGCCATGATCATCCGCGATCGCACCGACGACGTCGACGTGCGCAGGCTCGCGTACGACATCGCCCTCACCCAGTCACAGCAGGCTGGGCAGCTCTACGGTTGGCTCACCGAGTGGAACCTGTCGCAGGCCGGACCCGAGCCGTCGATGACGTGGATGACCCGGCCGGGCCGGTCGGGGTCGACTCACGCCCACGACGCCGGTGACAGCAGTGCAGGTGCGCACACCCCGGGGGACCCGATGCCGGGCCTCGCCACCGACGACCAGATCGCCGAGCTCACGGCCGCGAGCGGTGTGGCGGCCGAGCGCACCTTCCTCACCCTCATGATCGCCCACCACCGTGGTGCCGTCGAGATGGCCGAGGCCGCCCAGGATCGAGCAAACAACACCTCGATCCTGGGTTTCGCCAGCGCGGTCATCACCTCCCAGGAGGCCGAGATCACCCTGATGGAGGGAATGCTGCAGTCTCGCGAGCCGTGA
- a CDS encoding DUF3105 domain-containing protein codes for MTPAPPTGPSGSSSSSAKPGVKQQRAAQRAQKLEQYHREQKRSARNRRIGLIAGITAAVAVVGLVITSVVLTPKSPSYTAGGGTGATIEGVQTFENTAAHVTTPVSYPQTPPAGGEHNPTWLNCGVYTEPVPNENAVHAQEHGALWITYDPAISDDDLAALRGLLPSTYVILSPFDGLPSPIVLSGWNSQLGVDSVDDERIAEFIQEYWQSNSVPEPGAPCTGGLDAPGKA; via the coding sequence GTGACCCCTGCCCCGCCCACCGGCCCGTCCGGATCATCGTCGTCGTCGGCCAAGCCCGGCGTCAAACAGCAACGAGCCGCCCAACGGGCGCAAAAGCTGGAGCAGTACCACCGCGAGCAGAAGCGCAGCGCCCGCAACCGGCGCATCGGCCTCATCGCGGGCATCACGGCCGCCGTCGCCGTCGTGGGTCTGGTGATCACCTCGGTCGTGCTCACCCCGAAGAGCCCCAGCTACACCGCCGGTGGGGGCACCGGTGCCACGATCGAGGGCGTGCAGACCTTCGAGAACACCGCGGCGCACGTCACCACGCCGGTCAGCTACCCGCAGACCCCGCCGGCCGGCGGCGAACACAACCCGACCTGGCTCAACTGCGGCGTCTACACCGAGCCGGTGCCGAACGAGAACGCCGTCCACGCGCAGGAGCACGGCGCGCTCTGGATCACCTACGACCCCGCCATCAGCGATGACGACCTCGCCGCCCTGCGCGGTCTCCTGCCGTCGACCTATGTCATCCTGTCGCCGTTCGACGGCCTGCCGTCGCCGATCGTGCTGAGCGGCTGGAACTCCCAGCTGGGAGTCGACTCCGTCGACGACGAGCGCATCGCCGAGTTCATCCAGGAGTACTGGCAGAGCAACTCGGTGCCGGAACCCGGCGCCCCGTGCACCGGCGGTCTCGATGCCCCCGGAAAGGCGTAG